The Syngnathus scovelli strain Florida chromosome 21, RoL_Ssco_1.2, whole genome shotgun sequence DNA segment ACAAAGGTTCAAAAGAGCCTCGAGGTAATTACAGGCAGGCTGGCAAGCTCTTACTTTTGACCCGGAAGTGTTGGACGGATAGGACGTCCTCCATGTCCGGTAAGTCGGTCCTGCGCTCAAACCTCTTCTGGCTCCTGTTCCACTGATAAATGACCGGCCTCTGGGAGCTGCTGGACAAGATCAGGTGGGCTTTGTTGGAGATCTCCAAGTACTCCACGTCCGTATCTCGGTACCACGGGTGGAGGGATTGGTGGGAGTAGAATCCGTTGCCGTTCCATTTGTATATCGTCGTGGAGCCGGCCTAGGAGAGCGTCACGTGTTTGAAATGCTGAAACCACGAGAGAATGAAATAAGACAAAACGGGAAACCTTGGAGCTATCCGCGATGACAAAGAACGACTCCCCGTCGATGACGAAGGTCTCGATGTCGTTAGGTTTGCGGATTTTCAGAATGTCGATGTCCTGGATCTTGATGAATTTGCTGGCGGAAATGTCCCGTTTGTAAATATGGGAGCCGCCAAATAGCTGCGCCACAATGACAAAAAGATGGTTGCGGATGGCCAAGGGCTTGCAGACCACAGTGGAAGTGCCTGGAAATGACGAAGAACCGTTAGCGCCTCGCTCGCGCTTTCGCGGCCCATCTTACTTACTTTCAATGGTGTCAAAGCTTCTGAAGATCATCTCGACGTGATCCCATTCCAGGAAGCTGCACGTCCCGGCAAACGGTTGCGCAAACACAACGTACTGATCTTTACCAAGGGTGAAGGCCTCCACGGAAATGGACTCAAACTTCAGCGACTGATAGGCGGCAAATTCTGCAAAGAACACAAACGCTCAGTCTTGACACGCAACCGGGATGTAACTTTGTCTTTTGATACCGGACGTGATGCAGTCGAAGGAATGCGGCAGCAGGTCGTTGATCTTCTTGCCCTGGTGGATGGGCGGCCCGCTACAGTGGATCTGGTCCAGCGTGGCGTTGGTGTGGTGCATCCACTCCACCAGCCATTTGAGTTTGCAATCGCACGACAGGTTGTTGCCTCGCAGATCCCTTCGTGagtgattatttttatttgatgattattttcattttcgCCTGACTGAAAAATACTCACACTTTAGTCAAAGCATCCATTCCTTTGAAGACATCCTTCGGCAGCGTCTCAAGGTTGTTGTAAGCCAGACTCCTTCAAAAGAAACAATTATAAGTGAAGGTCCGTTTGGTCTCGAAGTGGAATAAAAGGAAGCTTATAGAACCAAAATTCTGATTCATTCGAGAGGGCTGCATTATTTATTTGGAACTCGGTGTTCCGAGGGAAGAACTTTTGCATGGCTGCACTCTCTAAACGCGTGATGACAGAACAGAAGGAGGGGGAGATCTCTAACTGCATCCGTCAGACGACTGTAGCTTTACCAAAACCATAATGGCCCCCAAACTTGTGCAACTATATATCTTGGGTCTTTTTTTTAAGGACTTGCTTCTTCTTTACCCCTTACTAATTGTGGTTGCCTAGCAACCTTTGAGCGGTCTTCCAGGAAGTCACTTACGCAGCCCGGAGGAACATCACATCCTGAATTAGTTTGTTGTGGTTTGAAACAATTCATGTTTCATTAGCCCAAGTCTTCGCACTGTAAATCCTCTCAGAATGACTCGTGAGAAAACCTCCGAAAAAAGAGGTACGTCGCGGGGTTATTTTTAGTCTCGACCTGCAGGTCACAGGCTCGCCACACTATCTTTGCACAAGTGAACATGCCGTTGAGGAAACCGATATGTGTCAGAAATTGTACTGCGATGTGTCGCTTTAAACGGCGGCTTGGCTTGAGCGTTGTTAAAATGATGTATACGCTAACTAGTATTTTTGGAAAAGCCACATGCAACCTAATCCAAAAGCAAGCAATACTCACAGATGAATCAATGATTTGAGGCCCCGGAATGCAAAGGGGGAGATAGTTGCAATCTTGTTATTTTCAATGAATCTGGAAAAGATATTATATTGTCAATATCTgcaacaacataaaaaaaaaacaaaaaacttacaGATATTCAAGATGTGGCAGACCGCCGAAGGCGTCGTCATCGATGAAATCAAAGGAA contains these protein-coding regions:
- the lgi1b gene encoding leucine-rich glioma-inactivated protein 1b; the encoded protein is MASSSRRVRGWTLALWVLAAYSLLAAGRRAKQPRCPAGCTCTKDNALCENVRSVPHAFPSDVLSLSFVKSGFTEITAGSFVHTPALQLLLFTANSFDFIDDDAFGGLPHLEYLFIENNKIATISPFAFRGLKSLIHLSLAYNNLETLPKDVFKGMDALTKVDLRGNNLSCDCKLKWLVEWMHHTNATLDQIHCSGPPIHQGKKINDLLPHSFDCITSEFAAYQSLKFESISVEAFTLGKDQYVVFAQPFAGTCSFLEWDHVEMIFRSFDTIESTSTVVCKPLAIRNHLFVIVAQLFGGSHIYKRDISASKFIKIQDIDILKIRKPNDIETFVIDGESFFVIADSSKAGSTTIYKWNGNGFYSHQSLHPWYRDTDVEYLEISNKAHLILSSSSQRPVIYQWNRSQKRFERRTDLPDMEDVLSVQHFRVKSELFICLTRFIGDSKVMRWDGAMFKEVQTFPSRGSMVFQPVSIGNWQYAILGSDYSLTQVYLWDAKRGQFVPSQEVSIQAPRGFSLVSVDGRDFLIASSFKGKSQIYEHLMIDLSN